From bacterium, one genomic window encodes:
- a CDS encoding aminoacyl-histidine dipeptidase codes for MTSPLQNLTPAPVWRIFEDLTRIPRPSKHEERVLAHLKAVAGKAGLAVTQDKTGNLIVRVPASPGCENAPAVVLQAHVDMVCEKNADVDFDFDKDAIRLRRDGDWIKATGTTLGADNGIGVAAAMAVALAGDVRHGPLEVLLTVDEETGLTGAANLDPDIVTGRILINLDSEETNILYIGCAGGGGVKTAIPAPLVDAPGGAAGYRLRISGLRGGHSGCDIHENRGNAVRLLARAIKALDPLGARLADFHSGDKHNAIPREGVAVLALDADIEDKARAVVGACLAAFRAEHPEEKNLALALQPTERPNGVLAPDAQAAAVNALIAFPNGVLAMSRELPGLVETSNSLAAARLAGGEIVAHNSPRSSNDAALAEAIARICAVGELAGAKNDVQDAYPGWQPRADAPIVRLVENAHEALFGNAPRITAIHAGLECGIIGKNFPEMDMVSFGPDIVHPHSPDEAVNIASVEKFWRLLVDVLERVGKGEYASHAG; via the coding sequence ATGACCTCGCCTCTTCAAAACCTCACCCCGGCGCCGGTCTGGCGCATCTTTGAAGACCTCACCCGCATCCCGCGTCCGAGCAAGCACGAGGAACGCGTGCTCGCGCACCTGAAGGCGGTCGCCGGCAAGGCCGGCCTTGCCGTCACGCAGGACAAAACCGGCAACCTCATCGTCCGCGTGCCCGCCTCGCCCGGCTGCGAAAACGCGCCGGCGGTCGTGCTCCAGGCGCACGTGGACATGGTCTGCGAAAAGAACGCGGACGTGGATTTCGATTTCGACAAGGACGCCATCCGCTTGCGCCGCGACGGCGACTGGATCAAGGCCACCGGCACGACGCTCGGCGCGGACAACGGCATCGGCGTCGCCGCCGCGATGGCCGTCGCGCTCGCCGGCGACGTGCGTCACGGGCCGCTCGAGGTGCTTTTGACCGTGGACGAGGAAACCGGCCTCACCGGCGCGGCGAACCTCGATCCCGACATCGTCACCGGCCGCATCCTCATCAACCTGGATTCCGAGGAGACGAACATCCTTTACATCGGCTGCGCGGGCGGCGGCGGCGTGAAAACCGCGATCCCCGCGCCGCTCGTCGACGCGCCCGGCGGCGCGGCGGGTTATCGCCTGCGTATCTCGGGGCTGAGGGGCGGGCACTCCGGCTGCGATATCCACGAAAACCGCGGCAACGCCGTGCGCCTTCTCGCCCGCGCCATCAAGGCGCTCGACCCTCTGGGCGCGCGCCTTGCCGATTTCCACTCCGGCGACAAGCACAACGCCATCCCGCGCGAGGGCGTCGCCGTGCTGGCGCTGGACGCCGACATCGAGGACAAGGCTCGCGCCGTCGTGGGCGCGTGCCTCGCCGCGTTTCGCGCCGAGCATCCGGAGGAGAAAAATCTCGCCCTTGCCCTTCAGCCGACCGAACGCCCCAACGGCGTGCTCGCGCCCGACGCGCAGGCCGCCGCCGTCAACGCGCTCATCGCATTTCCCAACGGCGTGCTCGCCATGAGCCGCGAATTGCCCGGGCTCGTGGAGACATCCAACAGCCTCGCCGCCGCGCGCCTTGCCGGCGGAGAGATCGTCGCGCACAACAGCCCGCGATCCTCAAACGACGCCGCGCTCGCCGAGGCGATCGCGCGCATTTGCGCCGTCGGCGAACTGGCCGGTGCGAAAAACGACGTGCAGGACGCCTACCCCGGCTGGCAGCCGCGCGCCGATGCGCCGATCGTGCGCCTTGTCGAAAACGCGCACGAAGCCCTGTTCGGCAACGCCCCCAGGATCACCGCCATTCACGCCGGCCTCGAGTGCGGCATCATCGGCAAGAATTTCCCGGAGATGGACATGGTCTCGTTCGGGCCGGACATCGTCCATCCGCACTCGCCGGATGAGGCCGTGAACATCGCAAGCGTCGAAAAATTCTGGCGCCTGCTCGTCGATGTCCTCGAACGCGTCGGCAAGGGAGAGTACGCGAGCCATGCGGGCTGA
- a CDS encoding peptidyl-prolyl cis-trans isomerase, with amino-acid sequence MKPASKNDLRALCVFAVKTCVLALALSACGTPPPPAFPEGVLALVNGEAITEDEFFDAFREARAGNAEVIPDDVMTRLQLKTLFLAELVEGRLVAQQAGAHKIAVEPAEIDARVAKLAEGYPADEFDRLIAARQIDRDDLRRRAARQLLVEKITDSLVLPRVAVVPAEIEAEYQLRADRYREPERVRAAQILVAGEAEAEKLVVELYGGADFAALARQHSIAPEAARGGDLGWFARHEMPPEIAKTAFEMAIGQTSGVVRTSYGAHVIRVLDRRAEGVVPLDKVRDEIRADIRRRKAAALYDAWVDKVRAESDIRYNQERLVALPLQAQPATGDALPATGETL; translated from the coding sequence ATGAAACCTGCTTCGAAAAACGACCTTCGCGCCCTTTGCGTCTTCGCGGTGAAAACCTGCGTGCTCGCCCTCGCGCTGTCCGCCTGCGGCACGCCGCCGCCGCCGGCCTTTCCCGAAGGCGTGCTCGCGCTCGTCAACGGCGAGGCGATCACCGAGGACGAATTTTTTGATGCGTTTCGCGAGGCGCGCGCCGGCAACGCCGAGGTCATCCCCGATGACGTCATGACGCGCCTGCAACTCAAGACGCTCTTCCTCGCCGAGCTTGTCGAAGGCCGCCTCGTCGCGCAGCAGGCCGGCGCTCACAAGATCGCCGTCGAGCCCGCCGAGATCGACGCGCGCGTCGCGAAGCTCGCGGAGGGTTATCCCGCGGACGAATTCGACCGCCTGATCGCCGCGCGCCAGATCGATCGCGACGACCTGCGCCGGCGCGCCGCGCGCCAGCTTCTCGTCGAAAAGATCACCGACAGCCTCGTGCTGCCGCGCGTTGCGGTCGTGCCCGCCGAGATCGAGGCCGAATATCAGCTTCGCGCCGACCGCTACCGCGAGCCCGAGCGCGTGCGCGCCGCCCAGATTCTCGTCGCCGGCGAGGCCGAGGCCGAAAAGCTCGTCGTCGAACTGTACGGCGGCGCGGATTTCGCCGCGCTCGCCCGGCAGCATTCCATCGCGCCAGAGGCCGCGCGCGGCGGCGACCTCGGCTGGTTCGCGCGCCACGAGATGCCCCCGGAAATCGCCAAAACCGCCTTCGAAATGGCCATCGGCCAGACCTCCGGCGTCGTCCGTACGAGCTACGGCGCGCACGTCATCCGCGTGCTCGACCGTCGCGCCGAGGGCGTCGTCCCGCTCGACAAGGTGCGCGACGAGATCCGCGCGGACATCCGCCGGCGCAAGGCCGCCGCGCTCTACGATGCGTGGGTCGACAAGGTCCGCGCCGAGTCCGACATCCGCTACAACCAGGAACGCCTCGTCGCGCTGCCGCTTCAGGCGCAACCGGCAACCGGCGACGCGCTTCCGGCGACCGGAGAAACGCTGTGA
- a CDS encoding outer membrane lipoprotein-sorting protein — MRPSRWLGAFAFFFAILLASMPSLSADTPPDANALLSAALNLPPGTTLVAPVAVTHYRKDARTRTARLVYERRADPGADRLRVTVSEPEDAAGRAYISLVPTGDGPAVGVGTPDEPMISIGSTVRVVRPPQSGIGITSTPVAGAVRRYLLVPGRGSPKTIVGRQASREILDTHIAIQDLDRRYTEFPVVRVIGRPTIDGRSTILIEATPDPGSGRKGAMRYWVQNDAPVLVRVQSLDKKSRVEKEIRYGNVVAGEHPPFATKWEILLPDRGTRTVLNFENPRFGADVPESKFNVGAVPPK, encoded by the coding sequence TTGCGTCCTTCGCGATGGCTTGGCGCCTTCGCGTTCTTCTTCGCCATCCTCCTCGCATCGATGCCCTCACTCTCCGCGGACACGCCGCCGGACGCCAATGCGCTTCTTTCCGCCGCCCTCAACCTGCCGCCGGGCACGACGCTCGTGGCGCCCGTCGCGGTGACGCACTACCGAAAGGACGCGAGGACGCGCACCGCGCGTCTCGTGTACGAGCGCCGCGCCGATCCGGGCGCCGACCGCTTGCGCGTCACCGTTTCCGAGCCGGAAGACGCCGCCGGCCGCGCGTATATCTCGCTCGTGCCGACCGGCGACGGACCCGCGGTGGGCGTCGGCACGCCCGACGAGCCCATGATCAGCATCGGATCGACGGTGCGCGTCGTCCGTCCGCCGCAAAGCGGCATCGGCATCACGAGCACGCCGGTCGCGGGCGCGGTGCGCCGCTACCTTCTCGTCCCGGGACGCGGCTCGCCAAAGACGATCGTCGGCCGGCAGGCCTCGCGCGAAATCCTCGACACGCACATCGCGATCCAGGATCTGGACCGCCGCTACACCGAATTCCCCGTGGTGCGCGTCATCGGCCGGCCGACAATCGACGGCAGGTCGACGATCCTCATCGAGGCGACGCCCGACCCCGGCTCCGGCCGCAAGGGCGCGATGCGCTACTGGGTTCAAAACGACGCGCCCGTGCTTGTCCGCGTGCAATCGCTCGACAAAAAATCGCGCGTCGAAAAAGAGATCCGCTACGGCAACGTCGTCGCCGGCGAACACCCGCCATTCGCCACGAAATGGGAAATCCTGCTCCCGGATCGCGGCACGCGAACCGTGCTCAATTTCGAAAACCCGCGATTCGGCGCCGATGTGCCCGAATCGAAATTCAACGTCGGAGCGGTGCCGCCGAAATGA